A region from the Paraburkholderia youngii genome encodes:
- a CDS encoding SDR family NAD(P)-dependent oxidoreductase has translation MNTSDTSLAAQHAVVTGGGSGIGAAIAQALLRAGARVTLMGRNAQRLEAQREQCAALGDVACISMDVTQEESVARAFGEAGAVDILVNNAGQAQAAPFTHTDLALWQRMLDVNLTGVFLGTRAVLPGMLERGYGRIVNVASTAGQIGYAYVAAYCAAKHGVVGLTRSLALETATRGITVNAVCPGYTETELLHASLQQITSKTSRTEAEARDTLLRSNPQRRFVSPEQVANAVLWLCRPGSDAITGQSISISGGEVT, from the coding sequence GTGAACACGTCAGACACCTCTCTCGCCGCCCAACACGCGGTCGTCACCGGCGGCGGCAGCGGCATCGGCGCAGCCATCGCGCAGGCGCTGCTGCGCGCCGGCGCGCGCGTCACGCTGATGGGCCGCAACGCACAACGCCTCGAAGCGCAGCGCGAACAATGCGCGGCACTCGGCGATGTCGCGTGCATCAGCATGGACGTCACGCAAGAAGAGTCGGTGGCGCGCGCATTCGGTGAGGCGGGCGCCGTCGATATCCTCGTCAACAACGCGGGGCAGGCGCAGGCCGCGCCGTTCACGCACACCGATCTCGCGCTCTGGCAGCGCATGCTCGACGTGAATCTGACCGGCGTGTTTCTGGGCACCCGCGCTGTACTGCCGGGCATGCTCGAGCGTGGCTATGGCCGTATCGTCAACGTCGCAAGCACCGCGGGGCAGATCGGCTATGCGTACGTCGCCGCGTATTGCGCCGCGAAGCACGGCGTGGTCGGTCTCACGCGCTCGCTCGCGCTCGAAACCGCGACGCGCGGCATCACCGTCAACGCCGTGTGCCCCGGCTACACCGAAACCGAGCTGCTGCATGCATCGCTCCAACAGATCACGAGCAAGACCTCGCGCACCGAAGCCGAGGCGCGCGACACGCTGCTGCGCTCGAATCCGCAGCGCCGCTTCGTGAGTCCGGAGCAGGTCGCGAACGCGGTGTTGTGGCTGTGCCGCCCCGGCTCGGATGCGATCACGGGGCAATCCATTTCCATTTCGGGTGGGGAAGTAACGTGA
- a CDS encoding acyl-CoA dehydrogenase family protein: MSADHQNTPIDLHNPLAWPFFEPRHRQLAAGIDAWCREHLKHQDHGDTDATCRLLVRELGEAGWLKYGVGGVAYGGHGDTIDTRAVCLLRETLARYSGLADFALAMQGLGSGAISLAGTHEQKSRYLPRVASGRAIAAFALSEPQAGSDVAAMALAAREEGDHYVLDGEKTWISNGGIADFYVVFARTGEAPGARGISAFIVDAETPGLDIAERIDVIAPHPLARLRFTNARVPKSQMLGAPGEGFKIAMRTLDIFRTSVAAASLGFARHAMAEGLARAASRKMFGQTLGDFQLTQAKLAQMALTIDSSALLVYRAAWLRDQGESVTREAAMAKWHASEGAQQVIDAAVQLYGGMGVQSGSAVEMLYREIRALRIYEGATEVQQLIVGRDLLRAHAAANGNAQ, from the coding sequence TTGAGCGCCGACCATCAGAACACGCCGATCGACTTGCATAACCCGCTCGCGTGGCCGTTTTTCGAGCCGCGTCATCGCCAACTCGCGGCCGGCATCGACGCGTGGTGCCGCGAGCATCTCAAGCATCAAGATCATGGCGACACCGACGCGACCTGCCGCCTGCTGGTGCGGGAACTCGGTGAGGCCGGCTGGCTGAAATACGGCGTCGGCGGCGTCGCTTATGGCGGCCACGGCGACACGATCGACACGCGCGCGGTGTGTCTGCTGCGCGAAACGCTCGCGCGCTATTCCGGCCTCGCCGATTTCGCACTGGCAATGCAAGGCCTCGGCTCGGGCGCGATCTCGCTCGCCGGCACGCATGAGCAGAAATCGCGCTATCTGCCGCGCGTCGCGAGCGGCCGGGCGATCGCCGCGTTCGCGCTGTCGGAGCCGCAAGCGGGCTCGGACGTCGCGGCGATGGCGCTGGCCGCACGCGAAGAGGGCGACCACTACGTGCTCGACGGCGAGAAGACGTGGATATCGAACGGCGGAATCGCGGACTTCTACGTGGTGTTCGCGCGCACCGGCGAAGCACCAGGCGCGCGCGGCATCAGCGCATTCATCGTGGATGCAGAAACGCCGGGCCTCGACATCGCCGAGCGCATCGACGTGATCGCGCCGCATCCGCTCGCGCGTCTGCGCTTCACGAACGCGCGCGTGCCGAAGAGCCAGATGCTCGGCGCGCCCGGCGAAGGCTTCAAGATCGCAATGCGCACGCTCGATATTTTTCGCACGTCGGTGGCGGCCGCATCGCTCGGCTTCGCGCGTCATGCGATGGCCGAAGGCCTCGCGCGCGCGGCGTCGCGCAAGATGTTTGGCCAGACGCTCGGCGACTTCCAGTTGACGCAGGCGAAGCTCGCGCAGATGGCGCTGACGATCGACAGCAGCGCGCTGCTCGTCTATCGGGCCGCGTGGCTGCGCGACCAGGGCGAAAGCGTCACGCGCGAAGCCGCGATGGCGAAGTGGCACGCGAGCGAAGGCGCGCAGCAGGTGATCGACGCAGCCGTACAGCTTTACGGCGGCATGGGTGTGCAAAGCGGCAGCGCGGTCGAGATGCTGTACCGCGAGATCCGCGCGCTGCGCATTTACGAAGGCGCGACCGAAGTGCAGCAGTTGATCGTCGGCCGCGATCTGTTGAGGGCGCATGCCGCTGCGAACGGTAACGCGCAATGA
- a CDS encoding MarR family winged helix-turn-helix transcriptional regulator: MSKSTQAKKSAADAKPSRKGVAQPAENVVDLEMSTGADSHMGLRLWLRMLTTTNLVQAELRKRLRTEFDTTLPRFDLMAQLERHPEGLKMTELSRRLMVTGGNVTGITDQLEKEGLVTRDTDPNDRRSISVCLTTAGRKAFDKMAVAHEQWVVEMFGGLSLDEKMKTHQDLGKLKRHLLDSLKG, encoded by the coding sequence GTGAGCAAATCAACACAAGCAAAAAAGTCGGCGGCGGATGCGAAACCGTCGCGCAAAGGCGTCGCCCAACCCGCGGAGAACGTCGTGGACCTCGAAATGAGCACCGGTGCGGACAGCCATATGGGCCTGCGTCTGTGGTTGCGCATGCTGACCACCACCAACCTCGTGCAGGCCGAATTGCGCAAACGTCTGCGCACCGAATTCGACACCACGTTGCCGCGTTTCGATCTGATGGCGCAACTCGAACGACATCCCGAAGGCCTGAAGATGACCGAGCTGTCGCGCCGTTTGATGGTGACGGGCGGCAACGTCACCGGCATCACCGATCAGCTCGAAAAAGAGGGGCTCGTCACGCGCGATACCGACCCGAACGACCGCCGCTCGATCAGCGTGTGCCTGACGACGGCTGGCCGCAAGGCGTTCGACAAAATGGCCGTCGCGCACGAGCAATGGGTCGTCGAAATGTTCGGCGGCCTGAGCCTCGACGAAAAGATGAAGACCCATCAGGACCTCGGCAAACTCAAGCGGCATCTGCTCGACAGCCTGAAAGGCTGA
- a CDS encoding AMP-binding protein, translating to MEPSAHVDTFARDNLPPQDQWPVFLLDNPDVAYPPRLNCATELLERTIEAGHRDRPAIWSDVHGKPQATTYGELLALVNRSAHVLVDEMGLRPGNRVLLRGPNTLQMAVATLAALKAGLVVVPTMPLLRAKELKQIIEKAQVSAALCDARLTAELERCTNPRDEFYCAVLKQTRRFHDDSADSLETLAANKPEDFTACDTAADDVCLIAFTSGTTGAPKGCMHFHRDMIAMCDLFPRHVLKPSASDIFCGTPPLAFTFGLGGLLCFPLRVGASTVLVEKLTPQTLLDVVERFHATVMFTAPTFYRQMAPLVAQHDVSSLKKTVSAGEALPDSTRSLWRDATGIDMIDGIGGTELIHIFVSSQGAEIRPHAIGRAVPGYVVQAVDDDMQPVPPGTIGKLAVRGPTGCRYLADDRQLRFVRDGWNLPGDSVYLDADGYVFYQARADDMIVSAGYNISGPEVESVLMQHEAVAECGVIGVPDETRGQIVRAFVVVNPGYTADDKLVAQLQDFVKNNVAPYKYPRVITFVGALPRTETGKLKRFELRMMT from the coding sequence ATGGAACCGTCAGCACACGTCGATACTTTCGCGCGCGACAATCTTCCGCCGCAGGATCAATGGCCCGTCTTTCTGCTCGACAATCCGGACGTCGCCTATCCGCCGCGGCTGAACTGCGCGACCGAACTGCTGGAGCGGACCATCGAGGCCGGACATCGCGACCGGCCGGCGATCTGGTCAGACGTCCATGGCAAGCCGCAAGCAACCACGTACGGCGAACTGCTCGCGCTGGTCAACCGCAGCGCCCATGTGCTCGTCGATGAAATGGGCTTGCGGCCCGGCAACCGCGTGCTGCTGCGTGGACCGAACACGTTGCAGATGGCCGTCGCCACACTCGCGGCGCTGAAGGCGGGGCTCGTCGTGGTGCCGACCATGCCGCTGCTGCGCGCGAAGGAACTCAAGCAGATCATCGAGAAAGCGCAGGTCAGCGCCGCGCTTTGCGACGCGCGCCTGACAGCGGAACTCGAGCGCTGCACGAATCCGCGCGACGAGTTCTACTGCGCAGTGCTGAAGCAGACGCGCCGCTTTCACGACGATTCCGCCGATTCGCTCGAGACGCTCGCCGCCAACAAGCCAGAGGACTTCACCGCATGCGACACCGCCGCCGACGACGTCTGCCTGATCGCGTTCACGAGCGGCACGACCGGCGCGCCGAAAGGCTGCATGCATTTCCATCGCGACATGATCGCGATGTGCGATCTGTTCCCGCGTCATGTGCTGAAGCCTTCCGCGAGCGACATCTTCTGCGGCACGCCGCCGCTCGCGTTCACGTTCGGGCTCGGCGGCCTGCTGTGCTTTCCGCTGCGCGTCGGTGCGTCGACGGTGCTCGTCGAAAAGCTCACGCCGCAGACCTTGCTCGACGTGGTCGAACGTTTTCATGCGACCGTGATGTTCACCGCGCCGACGTTCTATCGGCAGATGGCGCCGCTCGTCGCGCAACACGACGTGTCGTCGCTGAAGAAGACCGTGTCGGCCGGCGAGGCGCTGCCCGATTCGACGCGGAGTCTGTGGCGCGACGCGACTGGCATCGACATGATCGACGGCATCGGCGGCACCGAGCTGATCCACATCTTCGTTTCGTCGCAAGGCGCGGAGATCCGGCCTCACGCGATCGGCCGCGCGGTGCCGGGCTACGTCGTGCAAGCCGTCGACGACGACATGCAACCCGTGCCGCCCGGCACGATCGGCAAGCTCGCAGTGCGCGGCCCGACCGGCTGCCGCTATCTGGCCGACGACAGACAGTTGCGCTTCGTGCGCGATGGCTGGAACCTGCCGGGCGATTCGGTCTATCTGGACGCGGACGGCTACGTGTTCTACCAGGCGCGCGCCGACGACATGATCGTGTCGGCCGGCTACAACATTTCCGGCCCCGAGGTGGAAAGCGTGCTGATGCAGCACGAGGCGGTAGCCGAATGCGGCGTGATCGGCGTGCCCGACGAAACGCGCGGGCAGATCGTGCGGGCCTTCGTCGTGGTGAACCCCGGCTACACGGCCGACGATAAACTGGTCGCGCAACTGCAGGATTTCGTTAAGAATAACGTCGCGCCGTATAAATATCCGCGCGTCATCACGTTCGTCGGCGCGCTACCGCGCACCGAAACGGGCAAGCTCAAACGTTTCGAGTTGCGCATGATGACGTAA
- a CDS encoding DHA2 family efflux MFS transporter permease subunit yields the protein MTHSLHGKQRWLALIVLCLGVLMIVLDTTIVNVALPSIATDLGFSETSLVWVVNAYMLTFGGCLLLGGRLGDLYGHRKLFLCGITLFTLASLACGLANSQVLLVAARGVQGLGGAIVSAVSLSLIMNLFTEPGERAKAMGVYGFVCAGGGSIGVLLGGLLTNLLSWHWIFLVNLPIGIAVYALCLALLPAARGHAHGERLDVAGALSVTASLMLAVYAIVNGNEAGWTSAQTLGLLCVALALLAVFLAIEARVEHPLMPLGLLRLRNVATANVVGVLWAAAMFAWFFISALYLQRVLGYRPLQVGLAFLPANLIMGLFSLGLSARVVMRFGLRGPLAAGLLIAACGLALFARAPVGGSFVPDVLPGMLLLGFGAGIAFNPLLLAAMSDVDPADSGLASGIVNTSFMMGGALGLAVLASLAAARSEAMQASSSAAAALNSGYHVAFLFGAVFAAAAGVLGGLLLRPGQAGGAAGAQSDVVESARPSAATAKQQARSNA from the coding sequence ATGACCCACTCCCTCCACGGCAAGCAACGTTGGCTCGCACTGATCGTGCTCTGCCTCGGCGTGCTGATGATCGTGCTCGACACGACCATCGTGAACGTCGCGCTGCCGTCCATCGCCACCGATCTCGGCTTTAGCGAAACCTCCCTCGTATGGGTCGTCAACGCCTACATGCTGACGTTCGGCGGCTGTCTGCTGCTCGGGGGACGGCTTGGCGATCTGTACGGACACCGCAAGCTGTTCCTGTGCGGCATTACGCTCTTCACGCTCGCTTCGCTCGCCTGCGGCCTCGCGAATTCGCAAGTGCTGCTGGTCGCCGCGCGCGGCGTGCAGGGCCTGGGTGGTGCGATCGTCTCGGCGGTCTCGTTGTCGCTGATCATGAATCTGTTCACCGAACCCGGTGAACGCGCGAAAGCGATGGGCGTGTATGGCTTCGTCTGCGCGGGCGGCGGCAGCATCGGCGTGCTGCTCGGCGGACTGCTCACCAATCTGCTGAGCTGGCACTGGATCTTTCTGGTCAACCTGCCGATCGGCATTGCGGTGTACGCGCTGTGCCTCGCGCTCTTGCCCGCCGCGCGCGGACACGCGCACGGCGAACGGCTCGACGTGGCCGGTGCGCTCAGCGTGACCGCATCGCTGATGCTGGCGGTCTATGCAATCGTCAACGGCAACGAAGCGGGCTGGACTTCTGCGCAAACTCTCGGCCTGCTGTGCGTCGCGCTCGCACTGCTTGCGGTGTTCCTCGCAATCGAGGCGAGAGTCGAACATCCGTTGATGCCACTCGGTCTGCTGCGTTTGCGCAATGTCGCGACCGCGAACGTGGTCGGCGTGTTGTGGGCGGCCGCGATGTTCGCGTGGTTCTTTATTTCGGCGCTGTATCTGCAGCGCGTGCTCGGGTACCGGCCGTTGCAGGTGGGGCTCGCGTTTCTGCCCGCGAATCTGATCATGGGACTCTTTTCGCTGGGATTGTCGGCGCGTGTGGTGATGCGCTTCGGGCTGCGCGGGCCGCTCGCGGCGGGCCTGCTGATCGCTGCATGCGGGCTCGCGCTGTTCGCGCGCGCGCCCGTCGGCGGCAGCTTCGTCCCCGACGTGTTGCCCGGCATGTTGCTGCTCGGCTTCGGCGCCGGCATCGCATTCAACCCGCTGCTGCTCGCCGCGATGAGCGATGTAGATCCCGCCGATTCGGGCCTCGCGTCGGGCATCGTCAATACGTCGTTCATGATGGGCGGGGCGCTCGGGCTCGCGGTGCTCGCGAGCCTTGCCGCGGCGCGTAGTGAGGCAATGCAGGCGTCGTCGAGCGCGGCGGCCGCGCTGAACAGCGGGTATCACGTCGCGTTTCTGTTTGGGGCGGTCTTTGCGGCGGCGGCCGGCGTGCTGGGTGGGCTGTTGCTGCGGCCGGGGCAGGCGGGCGGCGCTGCGGGCGCGCAGAGTGACGTGGTGGAGTCGGCCCGGCCCTCCGCCGCGACTGCAAAACAGCAAGCACGATCAAATGCCTGA
- a CDS encoding RidA family protein, producing MKKALLPAGWVKPRGYANGVAASGGTQVFIAGQIGWDEQAQFHSDDFALQSEQALKNLLAVLREAGGKPEHLVRLTWYVTDKREYLASLKDIGRVFRELIGDYDIAMSAVQVVALMEDRAKVEIEATAVIPH from the coding sequence ATGAAAAAAGCTCTCCTTCCCGCCGGCTGGGTCAAACCGCGCGGCTATGCGAACGGCGTCGCGGCGAGCGGCGGCACACAGGTGTTCATCGCTGGCCAGATCGGCTGGGACGAACAGGCGCAGTTCCATTCCGATGATTTCGCGCTGCAGTCCGAGCAGGCGCTGAAGAATCTGCTTGCCGTGCTGCGCGAAGCGGGAGGCAAGCCCGAACATCTGGTGCGCCTCACCTGGTACGTGACCGACAAGCGCGAGTACCTCGCATCGCTGAAGGACATCGGCCGCGTGTTTCGCGAGCTGATCGGCGACTACGACATCGCGATGAGCGCGGTGCAGGTCGTCGCGCTGATGGAAGACCGCGCGAAGGTCGAGATCGAAGCCACCGCGGTGATTCCGCACTGA
- a CDS encoding AraC family transcriptional regulator: MNPVGKALWYIESHFAGELTLDDIARGGCVSRFHLARAFEAATGMPVMRYVRARRLSEAARRLADGAPDILAVALDAGYGSHEAFTRAFRDQFGLTPDALRARGHLDNLSIVEPIKMDETLLTHLEPPRFEDGKPLLIAGLSERYTCETSKAIPSQWQRFGAWYGRVPGQVGKVAYGVGYNADELGNFDYMCGVEVSDFSALPPELSRVRIAAQRYAVFSHREHISGIRRTMNTIWNQWLPASGHVPADAPHFERYGEQFDPVTGMGGVEVWLPLKS, translated from the coding sequence ATGAACCCGGTTGGAAAAGCGCTCTGGTATATCGAAAGCCACTTCGCGGGCGAATTGACGCTCGACGACATCGCCCGCGGTGGCTGCGTATCGCGCTTTCACCTCGCCCGCGCGTTCGAAGCGGCCACCGGGATGCCGGTGATGCGCTACGTTCGCGCACGGCGTTTGAGCGAGGCCGCACGACGTCTCGCGGATGGTGCGCCCGACATCCTCGCGGTCGCCCTCGACGCCGGCTACGGCTCTCACGAAGCATTCACGCGCGCGTTTCGCGACCAGTTCGGGCTCACGCCCGATGCGCTGCGCGCGCGGGGTCATCTCGACAACCTGAGCATCGTGGAGCCGATCAAAATGGACGAAACCCTTCTGACCCATCTGGAACCGCCGCGCTTCGAAGACGGCAAGCCGCTTCTCATCGCTGGACTGAGCGAGCGCTATACGTGCGAGACCAGCAAGGCGATTCCCTCTCAATGGCAGCGCTTTGGCGCCTGGTACGGCAGGGTGCCGGGACAGGTCGGCAAGGTGGCTTATGGCGTTGGCTATAACGCCGACGAATTGGGCAACTTCGACTATATGTGCGGCGTCGAAGTCAGCGATTTTTCCGCATTGCCGCCGGAGCTGAGTCGCGTACGCATCGCGGCACAACGCTATGCGGTGTTCAGTCATCGCGAGCACATCTCGGGCATTCGTCGCACGATGAATACGATCTGGAATCAGTGGTTGCCCGCATCAGGGCACGTGCCTGCCGATGCACCGCACTTCGAACGGTATGGCGAGCAGTTCGATCCGGTGACGGGAATGGGTGGAGTCGAAGTCTGGTTGCCGCTGAAAAGCTGA
- a CDS encoding acyl-CoA thioesterase, which produces MSTSFERPVRIRFSHCDPAGIVYFPQYLVITNVLVEDWFNEGLRIDYAHMIARRRIGLPIVKLDCEFSRPSQMGETILLTLEVHTIGRSSIGIEIHGHCNGETRFRSKQVLVFMSFDSAKSIDLPGDIASALAAYAPSPSPIEAQR; this is translated from the coding sequence ATGAGTACATCGTTCGAGCGGCCCGTCCGCATCCGCTTCTCGCACTGCGATCCCGCGGGCATCGTGTACTTTCCGCAGTACCTCGTGATCACCAACGTGCTCGTCGAAGACTGGTTCAACGAGGGCCTGCGCATCGACTACGCGCACATGATCGCGCGGCGCCGCATCGGCCTGCCGATCGTCAAGCTCGACTGCGAGTTCTCGCGGCCGAGCCAGATGGGCGAAACGATCCTGCTCACGCTCGAGGTCCACACCATCGGCCGCAGTTCTATCGGCATCGAGATTCACGGGCATTGCAACGGCGAAACGCGCTTTCGTTCGAAACAGGTGCTCGTGTTCATGTCGTTCGACAGCGCGAAATCGATCGATCTTCCCGGCGACATCGCGAGCGCGCTCGCGGCGTACGCTCCATCGCCCTCCCCCATCGAGGCTCAGCGCTGA
- a CDS encoding dienelactone hydrolase family protein: MAGSFIEVVAHDGGRFNAYVARPAQGSGPGLVLLQEIFGVNDTMKATADRYAEEGYVVLVPDLFWRIKPGISLGYGDADMKQALGYLGQFDTDVAVKDIAATIATLRELPEQAGKVGVVGYCLGGKLAFLSAARTEVDCAVSYYGVGLDAHLDEVSAINCPMVFHFPENDAHCPPETRERIGAALRTRPQIEQYVYPGCDHAFAAPQRKQYDKPAAMMAYSRTLALLRKVLGPVYDLNALWEAHCYHEFATRDVDAVMPTMVAEPYVNHVPTMTGGVGHDNLKRFYTHHFVNSNPPDTKLIPISRTIGSDRVVDEFIFSCTHSCEIDWLLPGVAPTGKYFEVPMLAVVCFRGDKLYNEHIYWDQASVLVQVGLLDPEGLPVAGIESARKLLDETLPSNGLMGGKSKV, from the coding sequence ATGGCCGGCTCTTTCATCGAAGTCGTCGCCCACGATGGCGGCCGTTTCAACGCTTACGTCGCGCGCCCCGCGCAGGGCTCGGGCCCGGGGCTCGTGCTGCTGCAGGAAATCTTCGGCGTCAATGACACGATGAAGGCGACCGCCGATCGCTACGCCGAAGAAGGCTACGTCGTGCTCGTGCCCGATCTGTTCTGGCGCATCAAGCCGGGCATTTCGCTTGGCTACGGCGACGCCGATATGAAACAGGCGCTCGGCTATCTGGGGCAGTTCGATACGGATGTCGCCGTGAAGGACATCGCCGCCACGATCGCCACGTTGCGCGAACTGCCCGAGCAGGCTGGTAAGGTGGGCGTGGTCGGCTACTGCCTCGGCGGCAAGCTCGCGTTTTTGAGCGCGGCGCGCACCGAAGTCGATTGCGCGGTCAGCTATTACGGCGTGGGGCTTGACGCGCATCTCGACGAAGTATCGGCAATCAACTGCCCGATGGTGTTCCACTTCCCTGAAAACGACGCGCACTGTCCGCCCGAAACGCGCGAACGCATTGGCGCCGCACTGCGTACGCGGCCGCAGATCGAGCAATACGTGTATCCCGGCTGCGATCACGCGTTCGCCGCGCCGCAGCGCAAGCAGTACGACAAGCCGGCCGCGATGATGGCGTACTCGCGCACGCTCGCGCTGCTGCGCAAGGTGCTCGGTCCAGTCTACGATCTGAACGCGCTGTGGGAAGCGCATTGCTATCACGAGTTCGCGACACGCGACGTCGATGCGGTGATGCCGACGATGGTCGCCGAGCCCTACGTCAATCATGTTCCGACGATGACGGGCGGTGTCGGGCATGACAATCTGAAGCGCTTTTACACGCATCATTTCGTCAACTCGAATCCGCCCGATACGAAGCTGATCCCGATTTCACGCACGATCGGCTCGGATCGCGTCGTCGATGAGTTCATTTTCAGTTGCACGCATAGCTGCGAGATCGACTGGCTGCTGCCGGGCGTCGCGCCGACCGGCAAGTACTTCGAGGTGCCGATGCTCGCCGTGGTGTGCTTCCGCGGTGACAAGCTTTATAACGAGCACATCTATTGGGATCAGGCTTCGGTGCTCGTGCAGGTGGGGTTGCTCGATCCGGAGGGTTTGCCGGTGGCGGGGATTGAGAGTGCGAGGAAGTTGCTGGATGAGACTTTGCCGTCGAATGGGTTGATGGGGGGTAAGTCTAAGGTTTGA
- a CDS encoding enoyl-CoA hydratase family protein — translation MTRSTADALMAGNRLTLAGYEAKHFGWSVTSKVATITLNRPERKNPLTFESYAELRDLFRDLAYATDVKAVVLHGAGENFCSGGDVHDIIAPLIDLPMPELLLFTRMTGDLVKAMRHCPQPIIAAVDGVCAGAGAILAMASDLRLGTARSKLAFLFTRVGLAGCDMGACAMLPRIIGQGRAAELLFTGRSASGDEAHAWGFYNRLCDPAALIEEAHKLAADLASGPTFAHGMTKKMLHQEWSMSIDEAIESEAQAQAICMGTRDFERAYDAFAAKTRPVFEGD, via the coding sequence ATGACACGATCCACCGCCGACGCACTGATGGCCGGCAACCGCCTGACCCTGGCGGGCTACGAGGCGAAGCACTTCGGCTGGTCGGTGACCAGCAAGGTCGCGACGATCACGCTGAACCGCCCCGAGCGCAAGAACCCGCTGACCTTCGAATCGTATGCGGAGTTGCGCGACCTGTTCCGCGACCTCGCGTACGCGACCGACGTGAAAGCCGTCGTGCTGCACGGCGCGGGCGAAAACTTCTGCTCGGGCGGCGACGTGCACGACATCATCGCGCCGCTGATCGATCTGCCGATGCCCGAGCTGTTGCTGTTCACGCGCATGACCGGCGACCTCGTCAAGGCCATGCGCCATTGCCCGCAGCCGATCATCGCGGCCGTCGACGGTGTCTGCGCGGGCGCCGGCGCAATCCTCGCGATGGCTTCCGATCTGCGCCTCGGCACCGCGCGCAGCAAGCTCGCGTTCCTGTTCACGCGGGTCGGCCTCGCCGGTTGCGACATGGGCGCATGCGCGATGCTGCCGCGCATCATCGGCCAGGGACGCGCCGCCGAACTGCTGTTCACCGGCCGCTCGGCAAGCGGCGACGAAGCTCACGCATGGGGCTTTTACAACCGCCTGTGCGACCCGGCCGCGCTCATCGAAGAAGCGCACAAGCTCGCCGCCGATCTCGCGTCCGGCCCGACCTTCGCGCACGGCATGACGAAGAAGATGCTGCACCAGGAATGGAGCATGAGCATCGACGAAGCGATCGAATCCGAAGCGCAGGCGCAGGCGATCTGCATGGGCACGCGCGACTTCGAGCGCGCGTACGACGCGTTCGCGGCGAAGACACGTCCGGTGTTCGAAGGAGACTGA